Proteins encoded by one window of Arabidopsis thaliana chromosome 2, partial sequence:
- the CYP718 gene encoding cytochrome P450, family 718 (''cytochrome P450, family 718'' (CYP718); FUNCTIONS IN: electron carrier activity, monooxygenase activity, iron ion binding, oxygen binding, heme binding; INVOLVED IN: oxidation reduction; LOCATED IN: endomembrane system; CONTAINS InterPro DOMAIN/s: Cytochrome P450 (InterPro:IPR001128), Cytochrome P450, E-class, group I (InterPro:IPR002401), Cytochrome P450, conserved site (InterPro:IPR017972); BEST Arabidopsis thaliana protein match is: cytochrome P450, family 716, subfamily A, polypeptide 1 (TAIR:AT5G36110.1); Has 34767 Blast hits to 34691 proteins in 1811 species: Archae - 71; Bacteria - 7179; Metazoa - 11081; Fungi - 6228; Plants - 8366; Viruses - 3; Other Eukaryotes - 1839 (source: NCBI BLink).), with protein MVLEPNFVLSWVFLCIAATISSTLFFFRKKHHRFITKKIQKKKKLLPGEMGLPWIGETMDFYKAQKSNRVFEDFVNPRIIKHGNIFKTRIMGSPTIVVNGAEANRLILSNEFSLVVSSWPSSSVQLMGMNCIMAKQGEKHRVLRGIVANSLSYIGLESLIPKLCDTVKFHHETEWRGKEEISLYRSAKVLTFTVVFECLYGIKVEIGMLEVFERVLEGVFALPVEFPCSKFARAKKARLEIETFLVGKVREKRREMEKEGAEKPNTTLFSRLVEELIKGVITEEEVVDNMVLLVFAAHDTTSYAMSMTFKMLAQHPTCRDTLLQEHAQIKANKGEGEYLTVEDVKKMKYSWQVVRETMRLSPPIFGSFRKAVADIDYGGYTIPKGWKILWTTYGTHYNPEIFQDPMSFDPTRFDKPIQAYTYLPFGGGPRLCAGHQLAKISILVFMHFVVTGFDWSLVYPDETISMDPLPFPSLGMPIKISPKVS; from the exons atggttttagaACCAAACTTCGTTCTCTCATGGGTCTTCTTATGCATAGCTGCAACAATCTCCAGcacacttttcttcttccgcaAGAAACATCACCGATTCATAACaaagaagattcagaagaaaaagaagcttcttCCTGGAGAAATGGGGCTTCCATGGATTGGTGAAACAATGGATTTCTACAAAGCTCAGAAAAGCAACAGAGTTTTTGAGGATTTTGTAAATCCAAGGATCATCAAACATGGGAACATCTTCAAGACAAGAATCATGGGATCACCAACAATAGTAGTCAATGGAGCTGAAGCCAATAGGCTCATATTATCCAACGAGTTTAGCTTGGTGGTGAGCTCGTGGCCTTCATCTTCTGTTCAACTAATGGGCATGAACTGCATCATGGCTAAACAAGGCGAGAAGCATCGGGTCCTCAGAGGGATTGTAGCTAATAGTCTTAGCTACATTGGGTTAGAGTCCTTAATACCTAAGCTCTGTGATACCGTTAAGTTTCATCATGAAACCGAATGGCGAGGCAAGGAAGAGATTAGCCTCTACCGTTCGGCAAAAGTTCTCACTTTCACTGTAGTATTTGAGTGTTTGTATGGGATAAAAGTGGAGATTGGGATGTTAGAGGTCTTTGAGAGGGTTTTAGAAGGTGTTTTCGCTTTGCCGGTTGAGTTTCCTTGTTCTAAGTTTGCTAGAGCAAAGAAAGCAAGGCTAGAGATAGAGACATTTCTAGTTGGGAAGGTCAGGGAGAAGCGAagagaaatggaaaaagaGGGAGCTGAGAAGCCAAACACAACGCTTTTCTCGAGGCTAGTAGAAGAGTTGATCAAAGGTGTGATAACCGAAGAAGAGGTTGTAGATAATATGGTTTTGCTAGTGTTTGCAGCTCATGACACAACCTCTTACGCCATGTCCATGACTTTCAAGATGTTAGCTCAGCACCCAACTTGTCGTGACACTCTCCTTCAAG AACATGCTCaaataaaagcaaacaaaGGGGAAGGAGAATATCTTACAGTGGAAGATGTGAAAAAGATGAAGTATAGTTGGCAAGTTGTTCGTGAAACAATGCGATTATCCCCTCCAATCTTCGGTTCTTTCAGAAAAGCAGTGGCTGATATTGACTATGGAGGATACACAATCCCCAAAGGCTGGAAG ATACTCTGGACCACTTATGGAACTCATTATAATCCTGAAATATTTCAAGATCCAATGAGTTTTGATCCAACAAGATTTGATAAGCCAATACAGGCATATACATATCTACCATTTGGAGGTGGACCAAGGCTTTGTGCAGGTCACCAACTAGCCAAAATCAGCATTCTCGTTTTCATGCATTTTGTTGTGACAGGTTTTGACTGGTCCTTAGTCTACCCAGATGAGACAATTAGCATGGATCCTCTCCCATTTCCGTCCCTTGGAATGCCAATCAAAATTTCTCCCAAGGTGTCATAG
- the SHP2 gene encoding K-box region and MADS-box transcription factor family protein (SHATTERPROOF 2 (SHP2); FUNCTIONS IN: protein binding, sequence-specific DNA binding transcription factor activity; INVOLVED IN: regulation of transcription, DNA-dependent, ovule development, carpel development; LOCATED IN: nucleus; EXPRESSED IN: 11 plant structures; EXPRESSED DURING: 7 growth stages; CONTAINS InterPro DOMAIN/s: Transcription factor, MADS-box (InterPro:IPR002100), Transcription factor, K-box (InterPro:IPR002487); BEST Arabidopsis thaliana protein match is: K-box region and MADS-box transcription factor family protein (TAIR:AT3G58780.1); Has 7190 Blast hits to 7188 proteins in 915 species: Archae - 0; Bacteria - 3; Metazoa - 641; Fungi - 306; Plants - 6161; Viruses - 0; Other Eukaryotes - 79 (source: NCBI BLink).) — protein sequence MEGGASNEVAESSKKIGRGKIEIKRIENTTNRQVTFCKRRNGLLKKAYELSVLCDAEVALVIFSTRGRLYEYANNSVRGTIERYKKACSDAVNPPTITEANTQYYQQEASKLRRQIRDIQNLNRHILGESLGSLNFKELKNLESRLEKGISRVRSKKHEMLVAEIEYMQKREIELQNDNMYLRSKITERTGLQQQESSVIHQGTVYESGVTSSHQSGQYNRNYIAVNLLEPNQNSSNQDQPPLQLV from the exons ATGGAGGGTGGTGCGAGTAATGAAGTAGCAGAGAGCAGCAAGAAGATAGGGAGAGGGAAGATAGAGATAAAGAGGATAGAGAACACTACGAATCGTCAAGTCACTTTCTGCAAACGACGCAATGGTTTACTCAAGAAAGCTTATGAGCTCTCTGTCTTGTGTGACGCTGAGGTTGCTCTTGTCATCTTCTCCACTCGAGGCCGTCTCTACGAGTACGCCAACAACAG TGTGAGAGGAACAATAGAAAGGTACAAGAAAGCTTGCTCCGACGCCGTTAACCCTCCGACCATCACCGAAGCTAATACTCAG TACTATCAGCAAGAGGCGTCTAAACTCCGGAGACAGATTCGGGACATTCAGAATTTGAACAGACACATTCTTGGTGAATCTCTTGGTTCCTTGAACTTTAAGGAACTCAAGAACCTTGAAAGTAGGCTTGAGAAAGGAATCAGTCGTGTCCGATCCAAGAAG CACGAGATGTTAGTTGCAGAGATTGAATACATGCAAAAAAGG GAAATCGAGCTGCAAAACGATAACATGTATCTCCGCTCCAAG ATTACTGAAAGAACAGGTCTACAGCAACAAGAATCGAGTGTGATACATCAAGGGACAGTTTACGAGTCGGGTGTTACTTCTTCTCACCAGTCGGGGCAGTATAACCGGAATTATATTGCGGTTAACCTTCTTGAACCGAATCAGAATTCCTCCAACCAAGACCAACCACCTCTGCAACTTGTTTGA
- the SHP2 gene encoding K-box region and MADS-box transcription factor family protein (SHATTERPROOF 2 (SHP2); FUNCTIONS IN: protein binding, sequence-specific DNA binding transcription factor activity; INVOLVED IN: regulation of transcription, DNA-dependent, ovule development, carpel development; LOCATED IN: nucleus; EXPRESSED IN: 11 plant structures; EXPRESSED DURING: 7 growth stages; CONTAINS InterPro DOMAIN/s: Transcription factor, MADS-box (InterPro:IPR002100), Transcription factor, K-box (InterPro:IPR002487); BEST Arabidopsis thaliana protein match is: K-box region and MADS-box transcription factor family protein (TAIR:AT3G58780.1); Has 7166 Blast hits to 7164 proteins in 913 species: Archae - 0; Bacteria - 3; Metazoa - 641; Fungi - 303; Plants - 6138; Viruses - 0; Other Eukaryotes - 81 (source: NCBI BLink).) has protein sequence MEGGASNEVAESSKKIGRGKIEIKRIENTTNRQVTFCKRRNGLLKKAYELSVLCDAEVALVIFSTRGRLYEYANNSVRGTIERYKKACSDAVNPPTITEANTQYYQQEASKLRRQIRDIQNLNRHILGESLGSLNFKELKNLESRLEKGISRVRSKKHEMLVAEIEYMQKRVKEIELQNDNMYLRSKITERTGLQQQESSVIHQGTVYESGVTSSHQSGQYNRNYIAVNLLEPNQNSSNQDQPPLQLV, from the exons ATGGAGGGTGGTGCGAGTAATGAAGTAGCAGAGAGCAGCAAGAAGATAGGGAGAGGGAAGATAGAGATAAAGAGGATAGAGAACACTACGAATCGTCAAGTCACTTTCTGCAAACGACGCAATGGTTTACTCAAGAAAGCTTATGAGCTCTCTGTCTTGTGTGACGCTGAGGTTGCTCTTGTCATCTTCTCCACTCGAGGCCGTCTCTACGAGTACGCCAACAACAG TGTGAGAGGAACAATAGAAAGGTACAAGAAAGCTTGCTCCGACGCCGTTAACCCTCCGACCATCACCGAAGCTAATACTCAG TACTATCAGCAAGAGGCGTCTAAACTCCGGAGACAGATTCGGGACATTCAGAATTTGAACAGACACATTCTTGGTGAATCTCTTGGTTCCTTGAACTTTAAGGAACTCAAGAACCTTGAAAGTAGGCTTGAGAAAGGAATCAGTCGTGTCCGATCCAAGAAG CACGAGATGTTAGTTGCAGAGATTGAATACATGCAAAAAAGGGTAAAA GAAATCGAGCTGCAAAACGATAACATGTATCTCCGCTCCAAG ATTACTGAAAGAACAGGTCTACAGCAACAAGAATCGAGTGTGATACATCAAGGGACAGTTTACGAGTCGGGTGTTACTTCTTCTCACCAGTCGGGGCAGTATAACCGGAATTATATTGCGGTTAACCTTCTTGAACCGAATCAGAATTCCTCCAACCAAGACCAACCACCTCTGCAACTTGTTTGA
- a CDS encoding uncharacterized protein (unknown protein; Has 446 Blast hits to 326 proteins in 94 species: Archae - 0; Bacteria - 32; Metazoa - 113; Fungi - 93; Plants - 21; Viruses - 4; Other Eukaryotes - 183 (source: NCBI BLink).), with translation MEKVGEDEEKTIEEANNSTEETKSDKEEERIKGTIADQVDPVDSTEEGSTGPSNSHTVVSKDHDFSESDMEDEEQVLEFFRRNHGFSPEVTKRNNFPYVNNSERMVLQFQEDTSAETEQTNEMFHSLNDSNEILEGTKSSSASDEDTEDSSSNSDLDSSLSRYYFDGSLPVSAHVEEFETHQDESLVPKDENQMPLLCLKQPMLQPTSWRNCCGLLELLWAADP, from the exons ATGGAAAAGGTAGGTGAAGATGAGGAGAAGACCattgaagaagcaaacaacTCAACTGAGGAGACGAAGAGTGATAAAGAGGAGGAAAGGATAAAAGGTACTATTGCTGATCAGGTTGATCCAGTAGATTCCACTGAAGAAGGTTCTACGGGTCCATCCAACTCACACACTGTAGTCTCCAAAGATCATGATTTTAGTGAATCTGATATGGAGGACGAAGAGCAGGTTCTCGAGTTTTTCAGACGTAATCACGGTTTTTCACCTGAGGTCACCAAGAGAAACAACTTCCCATATGTTAACAACTCTGAAAGGATGGTACTTCAGTTCCAAGAAGACACTTCtgcagaaacagaacaaacaaatgaaatgtTCCACAGTTTGAATGATAGCAACGAGATTCTTGAAGGAACCAAGTCATCATCAGCTTCAGATGAGGATACCGAGGACTCATCTAGTAACTCAGACCTTGATTCCAGCCTTTCCAGGTATTATTTTGACGGATCCTTACCGGTTTCAGCTCATGTCGAAGAATTTGAAACTCATCAAGATGAATCCCTTGTACCTAAAGATGAAAACCAG ATGCCTCTGCTGTGTCTCAAGCAACCCATGCTGCAACCAACTTCATGGAGAAATTGCTGTGGACTCCTCGAGCTTCTCTGGGCTGCTGATCCATAA
- the PDF1 gene encoding protodermal factor 1 (protodermal factor 1 (PDF1); Has 74620 Blast hits to 36810 proteins in 1713 species: Archae - 153; Bacteria - 12776; Metazoa - 27126; Fungi - 11565; Plants - 10582; Viruses - 2385; Other Eukaryotes - 10033 (source: NCBI BLink).) → MRGMVSFAVWALFAALLSQQLFASVASVRFEDAKTYYLSPPSGSHGTPPSHTPPSSNCGSPPYDPSPSTPSHPSPPSHTPTPSTPSHTPTPHTPSHTPTPHTPPCNCGSPPSHPSTPSHPSTPSHPTPSHPPSGGYYSSPPPRTPVVVTPPSPIVDPGTPIIGGSPPTPIIDPGTPGTPFIPAPFPPITGTCDYWRNHPTLIWGLLGWWGTVGGAFGTVSIPSSIPGFDPHMNLLQALSNTRSDPIGALYREGTASWLNSMVNHKFPFTTPQVRDHFVAGLSSNKAATKQAHTFKLANEGRLKPRV, encoded by the exons ATGAGAGGGATGGTGAGTTTTGCCGTTTGGGCTCTCTTTGCTGCTTTACTCTCACAGCAGCTCTTTGCTTCTGTTGCTTCCGTAAGGTTTGAGGATGCCAAAACATACTACTTATCTCCTCCCTCTG GCTCACATGGAACTCCTCCATCACACACGCCTCCTTCTTCTAACTGTGGAAGTCCACCTTACGACCCTTCTCCTTCAACTCCTTCTCACCCTTCACCTCCATCACATACTCCAACTCCTTCCACTCCATCACACACTCCAACTCCACACACTCCATCACACACGCCAACTCCACACACCCCTCCTTGTAACTGTGGAAGTCCACCTTCCCACCCTTCCACGCCTTCACACCCTTCCACTCCTTCGCACCCAACGCCATCACACCCTCCTTCTGGTGGATATTACTCATCTCCTCCACCAAGAACTCCGGTTGTTGTGACTCCACCATCACCCATTGTTGATCCAGGCACACCCATCATTGGAGGAAGCCCACCAACTCCTATCATTGACCCAGGCACTCCTGGAACTCCTTTCATTCCTGCTCCTTTCCCACCAATCACTGGAACATGCGA TTACTGGAGAAACCACCCTACATTGATATGGGGCTTGCTTGGATGGTGGGGAACTGTTGGAGGAGCTTTTGGTACAGTCAGTATTCCCAGTAGCATTCCAGGGTTTGATCCTCACATGAACCTTCTTCAGGCACTTTCCAACACCCGCTCTGATCCCATTGGTGCTCTCTACCGTGAAGGCACAGCTTCTTGGTTAAACTCCATGGTCAACCATAAGTTCCCTTTCACAACCCCTCAAGTTAGAGACCACTTTGTTGCAGGACTTTCCTCAAACAAGGCAGCCACAAAGCAGGCCCATACCTTCAAGCTTGCTAATGAAGGTCGTCTAAAGCCTAGAGTCTGA
- the CYP718 gene encoding cytochrome P450, family 718, translated as MVLEPNFVLSWVFLCIAATISSTLFFFRKKHHRFITKKIQKKKKLLPGEMGLPWIGETMDFYKAQKSNRVFEDFVNPRIIKHGNIFKTRIMGSPTIVVNGAEANRLILSNEFSLVVSSWPSSSVQLMGMNCIMAKQGEKHRVLRGIVANSLSYIGLESLIPKLCDTVKFHHETEWRGKEEISLYRSAKVLTFTVVFECLYGIKVEIGMLEVFERVLEGVFALPVEFPCSKFARAKKARLEIETFLVGKVREKRREMEKEGAEKPNTTLFSRLVEELIKGVITEEEVVDNMVLLVFAAHDTTSYAMSMTFKMLAQHPTCRDTLLQEHAQIKANKGEGEYLTVEDVKKMKYSWQVVRETMRLSPPIFGSFRKAVADIDYGGYTIPKGWKV; from the exons atggttttagaACCAAACTTCGTTCTCTCATGGGTCTTCTTATGCATAGCTGCAACAATCTCCAGcacacttttcttcttccgcaAGAAACATCACCGATTCATAACaaagaagattcagaagaaaaagaagcttcttCCTGGAGAAATGGGGCTTCCATGGATTGGTGAAACAATGGATTTCTACAAAGCTCAGAAAAGCAACAGAGTTTTTGAGGATTTTGTAAATCCAAGGATCATCAAACATGGGAACATCTTCAAGACAAGAATCATGGGATCACCAACAATAGTAGTCAATGGAGCTGAAGCCAATAGGCTCATATTATCCAACGAGTTTAGCTTGGTGGTGAGCTCGTGGCCTTCATCTTCTGTTCAACTAATGGGCATGAACTGCATCATGGCTAAACAAGGCGAGAAGCATCGGGTCCTCAGAGGGATTGTAGCTAATAGTCTTAGCTACATTGGGTTAGAGTCCTTAATACCTAAGCTCTGTGATACCGTTAAGTTTCATCATGAAACCGAATGGCGAGGCAAGGAAGAGATTAGCCTCTACCGTTCGGCAAAAGTTCTCACTTTCACTGTAGTATTTGAGTGTTTGTATGGGATAAAAGTGGAGATTGGGATGTTAGAGGTCTTTGAGAGGGTTTTAGAAGGTGTTTTCGCTTTGCCGGTTGAGTTTCCTTGTTCTAAGTTTGCTAGAGCAAAGAAAGCAAGGCTAGAGATAGAGACATTTCTAGTTGGGAAGGTCAGGGAGAAGCGAagagaaatggaaaaagaGGGAGCTGAGAAGCCAAACACAACGCTTTTCTCGAGGCTAGTAGAAGAGTTGATCAAAGGTGTGATAACCGAAGAAGAGGTTGTAGATAATATGGTTTTGCTAGTGTTTGCAGCTCATGACACAACCTCTTACGCCATGTCCATGACTTTCAAGATGTTAGCTCAGCACCCAACTTGTCGTGACACTCTCCTTCAAG AACATGCTCaaataaaagcaaacaaaGGGGAAGGAGAATATCTTACAGTGGAAGATGTGAAAAAGATGAAGTATAGTTGGCAAGTTGTTCGTGAAACAATGCGATTATCCCCTCCAATCTTCGGTTCTTTCAGAAAAGCAGTGGCTGATATTGACTATGGAGGATACACAATCCCCAAAGGCTGGAAGGTTTAA
- the PAR1 gene encoding phy rapidly regulated 1 (PHY RAPIDLY REGULATED 1 (PAR1); BEST Arabidopsis thaliana protein match is: phy rapidly regulated 2 (TAIR:AT3G58850.1); Has 99 Blast hits to 99 proteins in 11 species: Archae - 0; Bacteria - 0; Metazoa - 0; Fungi - 0; Plants - 99; Viruses - 0; Other Eukaryotes - 0 (source: NCBI BLink).), with product MEETLATPDATRRSLSPSCSATVKSRAAGFERRTKRRLSETNASVREDREEAEEEEDEVKEKIEALQRIIPGGAALGVDALFEETAGYILSLQCQIKTIKVLTSFLQRIDQEDMKFGG from the coding sequence atgGAAGAAACTCTAGCCACTCCCGACGCCACGAGACGCTCTCTGTCACCGTCATGCTCAGCCACCGTGAAATCACGCGCCGCTGGTTTCGAGCGCAGAACCAAACGGAGATTGTCAGAGACTAACGCAAGCGTACGTGAAGAccgagaagaagcagaagaagaagaagatgaggtcAAGGAAAAGATTGAGGCGTTGCAGAGGATTATCCCCGGAGGAGCGGCGCTTGGTGTGGACGCGCTCTTCGAAGAGACAGCTGGTTACATTCTGTCTCTACAATGTCAGATCAAAACCATTAAAGTCCTTACTTCGTTTCTTCAACGCATAGATCAAGAAGACATGAAGTTCGGAGGTTGA